A region of Candidatus Leptovillus gracilis DNA encodes the following proteins:
- the ggt gene encoding gamma-glutamyltransferase, giving the protein MNFETYTFPSRRSNVIAANGLVATSQPLAAQAGLDVLKAGGNALDAAIATVATLCVVEPCSTGIGGDAFALIWSAREQRLYGLNASGPAPQALTADFVRRQGHDEMPALGPLPVTVPGSLRGWQAALERFGALGLDTLLQRAIQYAEEGFPVSQRIARAWEASTEKMSAHSDSRRVWLPNGRAPRPAARFRNPEFARTLRTIAENGPDAFYLGDIGRQIAHCVQVAGGVLTQDDLAAYRPEWVTPIQTGYGAGFTFHEIPPNGQGLTALLALNILKGFDLPALGYGTADYYHALMEAIKLAFADAHATIADPRQANVPLDGLLSDGYAQKRRGLIHMERAQLPLAGSPPRHGDTVYLTVADNAGNMVSWIQSLYMGFGSGLTAGTTGVQLQNRGANFSLEPGHPNEAAPGKRPYHTIIPGFITKDGQAWSSFGVMGGFMQPQGHLQVGLNLVAFGMDPQTALDAPRFNWLQGLTFGLETAVPSPIRADLSQRGHQLLAPETPLHYGGGQVIVRDPESGILIGGSEPRSDGTAVGW; this is encoded by the coding sequence ATGAATTTTGAAACGTATACCTTCCCCAGCCGTCGTTCCAACGTGATTGCCGCCAATGGCCTGGTGGCTACCAGCCAACCGCTGGCGGCGCAGGCCGGTCTGGATGTGCTGAAGGCGGGCGGCAATGCCCTGGATGCGGCCATTGCCACGGTGGCCACGCTGTGCGTGGTGGAACCCTGCTCCACCGGCATTGGCGGCGACGCCTTTGCCCTCATCTGGTCGGCACGAGAGCAGCGGCTGTATGGCCTTAACGCCAGCGGCCCAGCCCCACAGGCCCTAACGGCCGATTTTGTCCGCCGCCAGGGTCACGACGAGATGCCAGCGCTGGGACCGCTGCCAGTCACCGTGCCCGGAAGTTTGCGCGGCTGGCAGGCAGCCCTGGAGCGATTTGGCGCCCTGGGGCTAGACACATTGCTGCAGCGCGCCATTCAGTACGCCGAAGAGGGTTTCCCGGTGAGCCAGCGTATTGCCCGCGCCTGGGAAGCTTCGACCGAAAAAATGAGCGCCCATTCTGATTCGCGGCGTGTCTGGCTGCCAAACGGCCGTGCCCCCCGCCCTGCCGCCCGCTTCCGCAACCCTGAATTTGCCCGTACCCTGCGCACCATCGCCGAGAACGGCCCCGACGCTTTCTATTTGGGCGACATTGGCCGCCAGATTGCCCACTGCGTGCAGGTCGCCGGCGGCGTCCTGACCCAGGATGATCTGGCCGCTTACCGGCCGGAATGGGTGACGCCCATTCAAACAGGCTACGGCGCTGGCTTCACCTTCCACGAAATTCCGCCTAACGGCCAGGGTCTAACGGCGCTGCTGGCGCTGAATATCCTCAAGGGGTTTGATTTGCCCGCCCTGGGTTACGGCACGGCCGATTATTACCACGCCCTGATGGAGGCCATCAAGTTGGCGTTTGCCGACGCCCACGCCACCATTGCCGACCCACGCCAGGCGAATGTGCCGCTGGACGGACTGCTGTCTGATGGCTACGCGCAAAAACGGCGCGGGCTGATCCACATGGAGCGCGCCCAACTGCCGCTGGCCGGCAGCCCGCCGCGCCATGGCGACACCGTTTACCTGACAGTGGCCGACAACGCCGGCAACATGGTTAGCTGGATTCAAAGCCTGTACATGGGTTTTGGCAGCGGCCTGACAGCAGGTACGACTGGCGTGCAGTTGCAAAATCGTGGAGCCAATTTCAGCCTGGAACCGGGCCATCCCAACGAAGCGGCGCCGGGGAAACGGCCGTATCACACCATCATCCCCGGCTTCATTACCAAAGATGGGCAGGCATGGAGCAGTTTTGGCGTGATGGGCGGTTTTATGCAGCCGCAGGGCCATCTGCAAGTGGGTTTGAATCTGGTGGCGTTTGGCATGGACCCGCAGACAGCCCTGGATGCGCCGCGTTTTAACTGGCTGCAAGGGCTGACGTTTGGCCTGGAAACGGCCGTACCCTCCCCCATCCGCGCCGATCTGAGCCAACGCGGCCACCAGCTTCTCGCGCCGGAAACGCCGCTGCACTACGGTGGCGGGCAGGTCATCGTGCGTGACCCGGAGAGTGGAATTTTGATAGGCGGCAGCGAACCACGCAGCGACGGAACGGCCGTTGGCTGGTAG
- the lexA gene encoding transcriptional repressor LexA: MSKKPLSKRQQNILKFIWDYREEHGRPPTIREIGKAVDISSTSVVNYNLTRLQERGYLSRDAEVSRGINFTEKANEFLNVVIEKVNETAVKVAESVSGLVKIRLVGDIVAGEPIETGSGDFSVYDEEDAIEVSSAMLKGRVDDLFALRVNGESMIDAMVNDGDIVIMRKAETAKNGDMVAVWLAGDTTTLKYFYYDGDRIRLQPANPTMQPIYAQPEDVQVQGKVMMVLRQTA; the protein is encoded by the coding sequence ATGAGCAAGAAGCCACTCTCGAAGCGGCAGCAAAACATACTCAAGTTTATTTGGGACTATCGTGAAGAACACGGCCGTCCGCCAACCATCCGTGAAATCGGTAAAGCGGTGGACATCAGTTCCACGTCAGTCGTCAATTATAACCTCACCCGCTTGCAAGAGCGCGGCTACCTGAGCCGAGACGCTGAAGTGTCACGCGGCATTAACTTTACCGAAAAAGCCAACGAATTCCTCAATGTGGTGATCGAAAAAGTCAACGAGACGGCCGTTAAAGTTGCCGAAAGCGTCTCCGGTCTGGTCAAAATCCGGCTGGTTGGCGATATTGTGGCTGGCGAACCCATTGAAACAGGCAGCGGCGATTTTTCGGTTTATGACGAAGAAGATGCCATTGAAGTCAGTTCGGCCATGCTCAAAGGGCGCGTGGATGATTTGTTTGCCCTGCGGGTTAATGGGGAATCCATGATTGACGCGATGGTCAACGATGGCGACATCGTCATCATGCGCAAGGCAGAAACGGCTAAGAATGGCGATATGGTGGCTGTCTGGCTGGCCGGGGACACCACCACCCTCAAATATTTCTATTACGATGGCGACCGCATCCGCTTGCAGCCCGCCAATCCGACGATGCAGCCGATTTATGCGCAGCCAGAAGATGTTCAGGTGCAGGGCAAGGTAATGATGGTGCTGCGCCAGACAGCTTAA
- a CDS encoding response regulator has protein sequence MYERVLVIDDSEEIREFLSEYILKPKGFEVLLASNGLMGLEMAIAKEPNLMIVDQQMPRLTGLEVLEKLKERGIEIPAILATAHGSEETAVAAFRLGIRDYVIKPFDADEISESVDKALRESRLARERDQLVQQLMESNSQLQRRAQELNVLYGVGKSVASSLDLEEVLHRVVEAAVYVVGAEEGSLMLLDEDQGELYIRASKNLDSKAQSMRKRVSDSLAGKVLQTKRAIAIGNDSQWKRTHTALLVKSLIYVPLILQNRPIGVLGVTNRLKETSFDSNDTRALSALGGYATIAINNANIYSEIEREKNTLSAVMDLSDNPIIVIDSKNRLLLSNSAARKHLGFAAGENPIGQMIDDVVQGEILDFIHQSQGTGTTLEKHLVANSGQRFKAEITLIEGGNRSILLEPLA, from the coding sequence ATGTACGAACGCGTACTGGTCATTGATGACTCCGAAGAGATTCGGGAATTTTTGAGCGAATACATTCTCAAACCCAAAGGGTTTGAAGTTCTCCTGGCTTCTAACGGGTTGATGGGGCTGGAGATGGCGATTGCCAAAGAGCCGAATTTGATGATCGTGGATCAGCAAATGCCGCGTCTCACTGGGTTGGAGGTTCTGGAAAAGCTCAAAGAACGGGGGATTGAAATTCCGGCCATCCTGGCAACGGCGCATGGTTCTGAGGAAACGGCCGTTGCCGCCTTCCGCCTGGGCATCCGCGATTACGTCATCAAACCATTCGACGCTGATGAAATCAGCGAATCTGTGGACAAAGCCCTGCGTGAAAGCCGTCTGGCCCGCGAACGGGACCAACTGGTGCAGCAGTTGATGGAGAGCAATTCCCAGCTACAGCGCCGCGCCCAGGAACTGAACGTCCTATACGGCGTTGGCAAATCCGTCGCCTCGTCGCTGGATTTGGAGGAAGTGCTGCATCGCGTGGTCGAAGCGGCCGTTTACGTCGTCGGCGCCGAAGAAGGCTCGCTGATGCTGCTAGACGAAGACCAGGGCGAGTTGTACATTCGCGCCTCCAAAAACCTGGACTCCAAAGCCCAATCCATGCGCAAGCGTGTTTCCGACAGCCTGGCCGGGAAAGTGCTGCAAACAAAACGAGCCATCGCCATCGGCAATGACTCGCAGTGGAAGCGCACCCACACCGCTTTGTTGGTCAAATCGTTGATCTATGTGCCCCTAATTTTGCAAAACCGACCCATTGGCGTCCTGGGCGTTACCAACCGCCTGAAAGAGACGTCGTTCGACAGCAACGACACCCGCGCCCTCTCTGCTTTGGGTGGCTACGCCACTATCGCCATCAACAACGCCAACATCTACAGCGAAATCGAACGAGAAAAGAACACCCTCAGCGCTGTGATGGATTTGTCCGACAACCCCATTATCGTCATAGACTCCAAAAATCGCCTGCTGCTGAGCAATTCCGCCGCCCGCAAACATCTCGGGTTTGCAGCCGGCGAAAATCCCATCGGGCAAATGATTGACGATGTTGTGCAGGGGGAAATCTTAGATTTTATCCATCAGTCACAGGGAACAGGCACGACACTGGAAAAGCACCTTGTCGCCAACAGCGGGCAGCGTTTTAAAGCGGAGATAACCCTTATCGAAGGGGGCAACCGTTCCATCCTGCTGGAGCCGTTGGCTTAG